A section of the Paenibacillus odorifer genome encodes:
- the nadB gene encoding L-aspartate oxidase has product MIPQYLVDFDLRDIPTVKTDCIVIGSGIAGLFTAIKASEDRRVIMITKKSVMESNTRYAQGGIAAVIAEDDSPAYHRQDTLMAGAGLCSSTAVDALVNEGPEGVHELIRLGTLFDKEDGVLALTQEGAHSHRRILHANGDATGYEIVRALAEQVAEHENIEVWDDHYVIDLITEGGECVGALLQRPGGGRLFLQGDATILCSGGAGQLYRYTTNPEVATGDGVAIAYRAGAHIRDMEFIQFHPTALSYPGAPRFLISEAVRGEGAVLRNINGERFMERYHNLLELAPRDIVARAIVSEMELTKSTFVYLDITHESPEMVKHRFPTIYETCMGYGLDITSDWIPVAPAAHYMMGGIKTDLNGESTVPRLFACGEVSSTGLHGANRLASNSLSEAIVFGQRIIDRIHELSPLDRDILSVISNEGRVDSPTQAIVERRLKLQKVMVRYAGLRRNEEMLLKGLDELKRQLPIFGSALSKREEYEFANMLTCCLLVTESALAREESRGAHYREDYPQRDDDQWRKHLLQIRELGIVEELSDDV; this is encoded by the coding sequence ATGATTCCACAATATTTGGTTGATTTTGATCTTCGGGATATTCCTACGGTAAAGACAGATTGTATTGTTATTGGTTCAGGGATTGCCGGATTATTCACGGCTATTAAAGCCAGTGAAGATCGGCGTGTCATAATGATCACAAAGAAATCAGTAATGGAAAGTAATACTCGCTATGCACAGGGGGGGATCGCAGCTGTTATAGCTGAGGATGATTCCCCTGCATACCACCGGCAGGATACCTTAATGGCCGGTGCAGGTCTTTGCTCCTCAACAGCTGTCGATGCACTTGTTAATGAAGGGCCGGAAGGCGTTCATGAGTTAATTCGCTTAGGAACCCTGTTTGATAAGGAAGATGGGGTACTGGCTTTGACTCAGGAAGGAGCGCACAGCCACCGCCGTATTTTGCATGCAAATGGGGATGCTACTGGTTATGAGATTGTTCGTGCATTGGCGGAACAGGTAGCGGAACATGAGAATATTGAGGTCTGGGATGATCATTATGTTATCGATCTCATCACTGAAGGTGGCGAATGTGTAGGCGCATTATTGCAGCGGCCCGGTGGTGGACGGTTGTTCCTGCAAGGGGATGCGACCATTTTGTGCTCTGGTGGAGCAGGACAATTATATCGATACACTACCAACCCTGAGGTAGCTACAGGAGATGGTGTAGCGATCGCCTATCGCGCTGGTGCTCATATACGAGATATGGAATTTATTCAATTTCATCCTACAGCACTTAGTTACCCAGGAGCTCCTAGATTTTTAATCTCCGAAGCTGTGCGTGGGGAAGGAGCAGTCTTGCGCAATATTAATGGAGAGCGGTTCATGGAGCGTTATCATAACCTGCTTGAACTAGCCCCGCGGGATATTGTAGCGCGAGCTATTGTAAGTGAAATGGAACTTACTAAATCAACGTTCGTTTATTTGGATATTACACATGAATCTCCAGAGATGGTGAAGCATCGGTTTCCCACAATATATGAGACATGTATGGGCTATGGACTGGATATTACAAGTGATTGGATTCCAGTGGCTCCTGCTGCGCATTATATGATGGGGGGGATTAAGACCGATCTGAATGGAGAGAGTACCGTCCCGCGTCTGTTTGCTTGCGGAGAGGTTTCCTCCACAGGCCTGCATGGCGCTAACCGTTTAGCTAGTAATTCTTTATCTGAGGCCATTGTATTTGGACAGCGTATTATTGATCGGATTCATGAGCTTTCCCCGCTGGACCGTGATATTTTATCGGTTATCAGTAACGAGGGCCGTGTAGATTCGCCAACTCAAGCTATTGTGGAACGTCGTTTGAAGCTACAGAAGGTAATGGTTCGATATGCCGGACTACGTCGTAACGAAGAGATGTTACTTAAAGGATTAGATGAATTAAAACGACAGCTGCCAATCTTTGGATCAGCTTTGTCCAAACGTGAGGAATATGAATTTGCTAATATGCTGACCTGCTGTTTGCTTGTGACAGAGTCTGCTCTGGCACGGGAAGAGAGCCGTGGGGCGCATTACCGTGAGGATTATCCGCAGCGGGATGATGATCAGTGGCGTAAGCACCTGCTTCAAATTCGCGAACTGGGAATAGTGGAGGAATTAAGCGATGATGTTTAA
- the nadC gene encoding carboxylating nicotinate-nucleotide diphosphorylase, with protein MMFNGYNEELVQSIKAWLREDVGSGDVTTQMTIPVGHESKGIIHAKEDGIICGIPIAELVFEIVDPALSFTALVEEGQAVTKGTVIIEVEGSTHAILTGERLALNLMQRLSGVASRTASFVQVLEGLPTRLVDTRKTTPGHRMLEKYAVRIGGGFNHRFGLYDAVMIKDNHIKGAGGIRQAVGRARKNIPHTMSIEVETENLEQVEEALAAGADIIMLDNMSNDMMKQAVARIKSQAPHVKTEASGNVSLETVRGIAETGVDVISVGRLTYSFSSLDISLDLNAKKEGPLS; from the coding sequence ATGATGTTTAATGGTTACAATGAAGAACTAGTACAATCTATCAAGGCTTGGTTGCGGGAAGATGTTGGTTCCGGAGATGTAACCACGCAGATGACGATTCCAGTGGGCCATGAGTCCAAAGGGATTATTCATGCCAAGGAAGATGGGATAATTTGTGGCATCCCAATTGCAGAGCTGGTCTTTGAAATTGTGGATCCGGCGCTTAGTTTTACAGCCCTTGTCGAAGAAGGTCAAGCTGTAACCAAAGGGACTGTAATTATTGAGGTTGAGGGCAGCACACATGCGATTCTAACAGGTGAGCGGCTTGCGCTTAACTTGATGCAGCGTCTTTCGGGTGTGGCATCACGTACAGCTTCTTTCGTGCAGGTGCTGGAGGGATTACCGACTCGCTTAGTGGATACACGTAAGACAACACCAGGTCACCGGATGCTGGAGAAATATGCTGTTCGTATTGGTGGAGGCTTTAATCACCGTTTTGGCTTATATGATGCAGTTATGATCAAGGATAATCATATCAAAGGCGCGGGTGGTATTCGGCAGGCTGTAGGTCGTGCTCGGAAGAACATCCCGCATACGATGAGCATCGAAGTGGAGACCGAAAATTTAGAGCAAGTCGAAGAGGCGCTGGCAGCAGGTGCCGACATTATAATGCTCGATAACATGTCTAACGATATGATGAAGCAAGCCGTGGCTAGGATTAAATCCCAAGCTCCGCATGTTAAGACAGAGGCTTCTGGAAATGTATCGTTAGAAACCGTACGCGGGATTGCTGAAACGGGTGTGGATGTGATTTCTGTCGGGCGCCTTACGTACTCCTTCTCCAGTCTGGATATCAGTCTAGACCTTAATGCTAAGAAGGAAGGGCCTTTGTCATGA